From the genome of Argentina anserina chromosome 4, drPotAnse1.1, whole genome shotgun sequence, one region includes:
- the LOC126791866 gene encoding uncharacterized protein LOC126791866, with product MIIRLSNTATITMLRSSSLSYPSFHSLISRQRNNLNFTRTFISLTRLRLPLNLKHSISTKNQPLRTVCSSKSDNGSHHPSSSSSQGGESFFRGVLANMEAVYLSRNPTAKSVLDLVGSEEQISYDHFAFRTFGVNGYGIDSMARFFLDFGYTSREELRFPAKKLRALWFSPPSYANSYGGAGVNGPLPRIFISELLVDQMSPQTQEIIHKYTENSNSGNKYAALASAVGTLTWEKPLYSEFQQLARESEYAAWTLANGYAVNHVTISAHQLKSQLRDIKSLNEFIERNGFRLNSEGGILKVSPDGLLLQSSTVADSVNFQFRDGQTESVPCSYIEFAQRLVLPQYSNLPDNEIQEHHRREGFEVGNADKIFESTSSEQLTRRAA from the exons ATGATTATCCGACTCTCCAACACCGCCACCATAACCATGTTAAGAAGCTCCTCTCTTTCCTACCCTTCATTCCACTCTCTCATATCTCGCCAACGCAACAATCTGAATTTCACCAGGACCTTCATCTCCCTTACCAGATTACGTCTTCCCCTGAATCTGAAACACTCCATCTCCACCAAAAACCAACCTCTCCGCACTGTTTGTAGCTCCAAATCCGACAATGGATCCCATcacccttcttcttcttcttctcag GGAGGTGAATCATTCTTCAGGGGAGTGTTGGCAAACATGGAGGCTGTGTACTTGAGCAGGAACCCTACAGCAAAGTCAGTGTTGGATCTTGTTGGGTCTGAGGAACAGATTAGCTATGATCATTTCGCGTTTAGGACCTTTGGG GTGAATGGTTATGGAATTGATTCTATGGCTAGATTTTTCTTGGATTTCGGATATACTTCCAGGGAAGAGTTACGATTCCCGGCTAAGAAATTGAGGGCATTGTGGTTTTCTCCTCCTAGTTATGCGAATTCTTATGGTGGTGCTGGTGTTAATGGGCCGTTGCCGAGAATATTCATATCTGAGCTTCTTGTTGATCAGATGAGTCCACAGACTCAG GAGATAATCCATAAGTACACTGAAAACTCTAATTCTGGGAATAAGTATGCTGCTCTAGCAAGTGCCGTGGGAACTTTGACTTGGGAAAAGCCATTATACTCAGAATTTCAGCAATTGGCTAG GGAAAGTGAATATGCTGCCTGGACCCTTGCCAATGGGTACGCAGTCAACCATGTCACCATCTCTGCTCACCAGCTGAAATCTCAATTGAGAGATATTAAGAGCCTCAATGAGTTCATCGAGAGGAATGGATTCAGGTTGAATTCTGAAGGTGGAATTCTGAAAG TGAGCCCTGATGGTCTTCTGCTGCAAAGTTCAACTGTCGCAGATTCAGTTAATTTCCAATTTAGGGATGGTCAAACCGAGTCAGTCCCCTGCTCCTACATTGAGTTTGCTCAACGCCTGGTGCTGCCTCAGTACAGTAATCTACCAGACAACGAG ATTCAAGAGCATCACAGGAGGGAAGGATTTGAAGTTGGTAATGCTGACAAGATCTTTGAGAGCACGTCGTCAGAGCAGCTGACCAGGAGGGCGGCATGA